From the Nymphalis io chromosome 1, ilAglIoxx1.1, whole genome shotgun sequence genome, one window contains:
- the LOC126768162 gene encoding pancreatic lipase-related protein 2-like yields the protein MKLLTVLLATVTLCAGSAINLVPGDNSHYIEGVSRYIWMPNGEGVPQLVDLQAPAEETELLNTRNGANNQYWLFTRNNPTSRQILVNGNINSVRNSNYRANRPTKVIVHGWNNNGNSEMNPLITSAFLAVQDVNVIVVDWNRLANGLYTTAVRGVPDVGHHLGNFIAWLFNNAGGNWNQLHLVGFSLGAHIVGNAGRTIGGRAARVTGLDPAGPQWGGNSNALNRNSGVYVESIHTDGGLLGIFDPISNADFYPNGGRNPQPGCLISTCSHGRATQLFAASIRFNNFIGRQCSNLNQAQLSACTGNQLRMGNRDLGKSGAGLYGLRTGSNWPF from the exons ATGAAACTCTTAACGGTTCTTCTCGCTACTGTAACAT tgtgTGCTGGGAGCGCCATTAATTTGGTACCTGGAGACAACAGCCACTATATCGAAGGAGTGAGCCGTTACATCTGGATGCCAAATGGCGAAGGTGTTCCTCAGCTGGTAGATCTTCAGGCCCCAGCGGAAGAAACGGAGCTATTGAACACTAGAAATGGCGCCAACAACCAGTATTGGCTTTTTACCAG aaataACCCAACCAGTCGTCAGATCTTGGTGAATGGAAACATTAATTCCGTCCGTAACTCGAACTACCGAGCTAACAGACCCACCAAAGTTATAGTCCACGGATGGAACAACAATGGCAACAGTGAAATGAACCCGTTGATCACGTCCGCTTTCCTCGCAGTTCAAGACGTAAATGTGATCGTTGTGGACTGGAACCGTCTCGCTAACGGCTTATACACAACAGCAGTCCGCGGTGTGCCCGATGTTGGTCATCATCTTGGAAATTTCATAGCATGGCTCTTCAATAACGCTGGTGGCAACTGGAATCAACTACACTTGGTTGGCTTCAGTTTGGGCGCCCATATTGTTGGCAATGCTGGTCGCACTATCGGAGGTCGCGCTGCCCGTGTCACAG GTTTGGATCCTGCTGGCCCACAGTGGGGTGGTAACTCCAACGCACTCAATCGTAACTCCGGTGTTTACGTTGAATCAATCCACACCGATGGTGGTCTTCTGGGTATTTTCGATCCGATCTCTAACGCTGATTTCTACCCCAACGGCGGTAGAAACCCACAACCCGGTTGCCTTATAAGCACCTGTTCCCACGGCCGCGCCACTCAACTTTTCGCTGCCAGTATAAGATTTAACAACTTCATTGGGAGACAGTGTTCTAATCTTAATCAAGCTCAACTTAGCGCTTGCACTGGTAACCAGCTTCGTATGGGTAACCGTGACTTGGGAAAAAGTGG AGCGGGACTCTACGGATTAAGGACTGGTAGCAACTGGCCTTTCTAA
- the LOC126781367 gene encoding pancreatic lipase-related protein 2-like — MEILKILILITSMCTVNVIASTLRSRVSTEEDKIVVENLSQYNNFLKDVFENLQNSNDNNAYWLYTRQNPITPQIIVSGDAISLWTSNYDSNKPLKVIAHGWGRDGNAPVNTMITSAFLDVFDVNVIVVDWRADASGDYVSASVRVPAAGRFLGNFLQWLIRTGGGNWDTVHLIGYSLGAHLVGNAGREVGGRPIRVTGLDPAGPFWSNPFALNRSSGQYVEAIHTNILARGITEPIAHVDFYSNGGQTQPGCDTNQCSHSRSYQLFASSIRTNHLTGRECTDLWQAIINQCNGRTFNMGNGILSKKGNGIYTVATGSSWPF; from the exons ATGGAGATCTTGAAGATTCTCATCTTAATCACATCGA tgtgTACCGTCAATGTTATTGCCTCCACGTTACGATCTCGTGTTTCTACTGAAGAGGACAAAATAGTGGTTGAAAATTTAtcacaatacaataattttctaAAAGATGTCtttgaaaatttacaaaattccaACGATAACAACGCTTATTGGCTTTATACGAG gCAGAATCCAATCACACCACAAATTATTGTGAGCGGAGATGCCATATCATTATGGACGTCAAATTATGATAGTAACAAGCCTCTTAAAGTTATAGCTCATGGGTGGGGCCGAGATGGCAATGCTCCCGTGAACACTATGATCACATCAGCATTTCTAGATGTATTTGACGTTAATGTAATTGTTGTTGACTGGAGGGCCGATGCTAGTGGTGATTACGTTAGTGCTTCTGTAAGAGTACCAGCGGCAGGCAGGTTTCTTGGAAACTTCTTGCAATGGCTGATTCGTACCGGTGGTGGAAATTGGGATACTGTTCACCTTATCGGTTATAGTCTTGGAGCTCATTTAGTAGGCAATGCTGGGCGGGAAGTAGGAGGTCGACCGATTAGGGTTACTG GACTCGACCCTGCTGGTCCATTTTGGAGCAATCCGTTTGCATTAAACAGGAGTTCTGGCCAATATGTTGAAGCAATTCACACAAACATACTTGCTCGGGGTATTACAGAACCCATAGCCCATGTTGACTTTTACTCTAATGGGGGTCAAACGCAGCCAGGTTGTGACACGAATCAATGCTCGCACTCTCGTTCATATCAATTATTTGCTTCGAGTATTCGAACAAATCACTTAACCGGTAGAGAATGCACAGATCTCTGGCAAGCTATCATAAACCAATGTAATGGTAGGACTTTTAATATGGGTAATggaattttaagtaaaaaagg aaatggTATCTACACTGTAGCCACGGGAAGTAGCTGGCCCTTTTAA
- the LOC126768153 gene encoding pancreatic triacylglycerol lipase-like translates to MKLLTVLLAAVTLCAGSAINLVPGDNSHYVEGVSRYIWMPNGEGVPQLVDLQARADEAELLNTRNGANNQYWLFTRNNPTSRQVLVNGNINSVRNSNYRANRPTKVIVHGWNSNGNSQINPLITSAFLAVQDVNVIVVDWNSLANGLYTTAVRGVPDVGRHLGNFLIWLFNNAGGNWNQLHLVGFSLGAHVVGNAGRTVGGRAIRVTGLDPAGPQWGGNSNALNRNSGVYVESIHTDGGLLGIFDPISDADFYPNGGRNPQPGCSLSNCSHSRAYQLFAASIRFNHFIGRQCSNLNQAQNNNCSGNQLRMGNHDLGKRGSGLFGLRTGNSWPF, encoded by the exons ATGAAGCTCTTAACGGTTCTTCTCGCTGCAGTAACAT tgtgTGCTGGGAGCGCCATTAATTTGGTGCCTGGAGATAACAGCCACTATGTTGAAGGAGTAAGCCGCTACATCTGGATGCCCAATGGCGAAGGTGTTCCTCAGCTAGTAGATCTCCAGGCCCGAGCAGATGAAGCAGAGCTATTAAACACTAGAAATGGCGCCAACAACCAGTACTGGCTTTTTACCAG GAATAATCCAACTAGTCGTCAGGTCTTGGTAAATGGAAACATTAATTCCGTGCGTAACTCGAACTACCGAGCTAACAGACCCACCAAAGTTATTGTCCACGGATGGAACAGCAATGGCAACAGTCAAATAAACCCGTTGATCACGTCCGCTTTCCTCGCGGTTCAAGACGTAAATGTGATCGTTGTCGACTGGAATAGTCTTGCTAACGGCTTATATACAACAGCAGTCCGCGGTGTGCCCGATGTTGGCCGTCATCTTGGAAATTTCTTAATATGGCTCTTCAATAACGCTGGTGGCAACTGGAATCAATTACACTTGGTGGGCTTCAGTTTGGGTGCCCATGTTGTTGGCAATGCTGGTCGCACTGTCGGAGGTCGCGCTATTCGTGTCACAG GTTTGGATCCTGCTGGCCCACAGTGGGGTGGTAACTCCAACGCACTCAACCGTAATTCTGGTGTATACGTCGAATCCATCCACACCGATGGTGGTCTTCTGGGTATATTCGACCCTATCTCTGACGCTGATTTCTACCCCAATGGTGGTAGAAACCCTCAGCCTGGTTGCTCATTAAGTAACTGTTCCCACAGTCGTGCCTATCAACTTTTCGCTGCCAGTATAAGATTTAACCACTTTATTGGGAGGCAATGCTCTAATCTGAATCAAGCCCAAAATAACAACTGCAGTGGTAATCAGCTTCGTATGGGTAATCATGACTTGGGGAAAAGAGG ATCTGGACTCTTCGGATTAAGGACTGGAAACAGTTGGCCTTTTTAA